A section of the Triticum dicoccoides isolate Atlit2015 ecotype Zavitan chromosome 7A, WEW_v2.0, whole genome shotgun sequence genome encodes:
- the LOC119331446 gene encoding G-type lectin S-receptor-like serine/threonine-protein kinase At2g19130, which produces MATLHMFLGLLLLSMHTIPPSIATKHDTLAPGQPFAVGDKLVSSNGKFALGFFQPGAGNSSKSSTSPHWYLAIWFNKIHVITPVWVANRETPIAGPDLRATQLQVSEDGNLVVLNNATQSVVWSTNITNARTNTNISNARTNTSNTRAILLGSGNLVIESLSSEVLWQSFDDPTDVLLPGAKIGWNKVTGLNRLGISWKSRIDPGLGSFSVGLVTNGTRMVTARRRGYPSEVYWWWSPDDHSSMQIPAITKLLQMSPQTSMVVPEYVNNREEEYYMYTSSDEISSFLFMDVFGQARLNVWSQDNQAWHSIYVNPADPCTPYAACGPFTVCTGSSHPPCECMESFSRTSPQDWELGDRTGGCSRNTPLDCNGNRSSTDVFQPIARVTLPYGPQSLQHAPANRSECEWACLTNCSCTAYSYHDSKCSVWQGELFSVNKDDGIEISSEYTLYIRLAAGDVPSSTRDSKRKPAAGAVIAASVISFGLLMLMLLLVILRNRFNWCGMSSQATNQGNVGVVAFRYADLGRATKNFSVKLGAGGFGTVFKGVLSDLTSVAVKRLEGARQGEKQFRAEVSALGLIQHINLVKLVGFCCHGDKRLLVYEHMCNGSLDSHLFQSNGTVLNWSTRYQIAIGVARGLSYLHQSCRECIIHCDIKPENVLLDESFVPKIADFGLASVIGRDFSRVLTTFRGTTGYLAPEWLSGVAITSKVDVYSFGMVLIEIISGRRNASVVHTSSNDHVTFFPVQAINKLHEGDVQSLVDPELHGDFNLDEVERVCNVACWCIQDNELERPTMGEVVRVLEGLMELDMPPMPRLLAAITT; this is translated from the coding sequence ATGGCTACCCTCCACAtgttcctcggcctcctcctcctctccatgcaCACTATTCCTCCTAGCATAGCCACAAAACACGATACTCTCGCGCCAGGCCAGCCATTTGCCGTCGGCGACAAGCTCGTCTCCAGCAACGGCAAGTTCGCGCTTGGCTTCTTCCAGCCCGGTGCCGGCAACAGCAgcaagtcatccacctctccacatTGGTACCTTGCCATATGGTTCAACAAGATCCATGTCATCACTCCCGTCTGGGTCGCAAACCGGGAGACGCCAATCGCCGGACCCGATCTGAGAGCAACACAGCTTCAAGTCTCAGAAGATGGCAACCTTGTCGTCTTAAACAACGCCACCCAATCCGTTGTCTGGTCCACCAACATCACCAATGCTAGAACCAACACCAACATCTCCAATGCTAGAACCAACACCAGCAACACGAGGGCCATCCTCTTGGGCAGTGGAAACCTCGTCATAGAAAGCCTGTCAAGTGAGGTGCTGTGGCAGAGCTTCGACGACCCAACCGACGTCCTGCTCCCAGGCGCCAAGATCGGCTGGAACAAGGTCACCGGCCTGAACCGTCTCGGCATCTCGTGGAAGAGCCGGATCGATCCGGGCCTCGGCTCCTTCAGCGTGGGACTGGTAACCAATGGCACAAGGATGGTGACCGCCAGGCGTCGAGGCTACCCTTCCGAAGTGTACTGGTGGTGGTCGCCTGACGACCACTCGTCGATGCAGATCCCAGCAATCACGAagctgctgcaaatgagcccacagACCAGCATGGTTGTCCCAGAATACGTCAACAACAGGGAGGAGGAGTACTACATGTACACCTCATCAGATGAGATCTCTTCGTTCCTCTTCATGGACGTGTTTGGTCAGGCCAGGCTGAACGTGTGGTCGCAAGACAACCAGGCATGGCATAGCATCTACGTCAACCCAGCCGATCCCTGCACCCCATACGCCGCCTGCGGACCATTCACCGTCTGCACCGGCAGCTCGCACCCGCCATGCGAGTGCATGGAGAGCTTCTCCAGAACGTCGCCTCAGGATTGGGAGCTCGGTGACCGGACAGGAGGGTGCTCCAGAAACACTCCGCTGGATTGCAATGGCAACAGGAGTTCCACAGACGTGTTCCAACCCATAGCTCGTGTGACATTACCCTATGGTCCCCAGAGTTTACAGCATGCTCCTGCAAATCGGAGCGAATGCGAATGGGCCTGCCTCACCAACTGCTCCTGCACTGCTTACTCCTACCATGACAGCAAATGCTCTGTTTGGCAAGGGGAGTTGTTCAGTGTAAACAAGGATGATGGCATCGAGATCAGCTCTGAATATACTCTGTACATTCGCCTTGCTGCGGGAGATGTTCCAagttcaacaagagatagtaaaagaaAACCAGCAGCTGGAGCTGTTATTGCTGCAAGCGTTATCAGTTTTGGGTTGCTGATGCTCATGCTGCTACTGGTGATCTTAAGGAACAGATTCAACTGGTGTGGTATGTCATCACAGGCCACCAATCAAGGTAATGTTGGAGTTGTTGCCTTTAGATACGCCGATTTGGGCCGTGCTACAAAGAATTTCTCAGTGAAGCTAGGAGCAGGAGGTTTTGGGACTGTATTTAAGGGAGTTCTAAGTGACCTGACTAGTGTAGCAGTGAAAAGGCTTGAAGGTGCGCGTCAGGGAGAGAAGCAATTCAGGGCAGAGGTAAGTGCACTTGGACTGATCCAGCACATCAACCTGGTCAAATTGGTTGGTTTCTGTTGTCATGGTGATAAGAGGCTGCTTGTATATGAACACATGTGCAATGGTTCTCTTGATTCCCATCTGTTCCAAAGCAATGGTACAGTCCTCAACTGGAGCACCAGATATCAGATAGCCATCGGAGTTGCTAGAGGATTGTCCTACCTGCATCAGAGTTGCCGCGAATGCATCATACACTGTGATATCAAGCCAGAAAATGTACTTCTCGATGAATCGTTTGTCCCTAAAATTGCAGACTTTGGGTTGGCATCGGTCATAGGAAGGGATTTTAGCCGGGTTCTAACTACATTCAGGGGAACTACAGGGTATCTTGCCCCAGAGTGGCTTAGCGGGGTTGCTATTACATCAAAAGTCGATGTTTACAGCTTTGGCATGGTACTGATAGAAATCATATCGGGAAGAAGGAATGCGTCTGTTGTGCACACTAGCAGCAACGACCATGTCACTTTTTTCCCTGTGCAAGCCATCAACAAGCTTCATGAGGGAGATGTGCAGAGCTTGGTAGATCCAGAATTACATGGTGACTTTAACTTGGATGAGGTTGAAAGAGTTTGCAATGTAGCATGTTGGTGTATCCAGGATAATGAGCTGGAGCGGCCAACAATGGGTGAAGTGGTCAGAGTTCTTGAGGGTCTAATGGAGCTTGATATGCCTCCGATGCCAAGACTGCTTGCGGCTATAACAACATAA